ACATTTGGGGTGTTGTTCCTATTTGATTAAAAGGAGTAGCGCCCATATAGGCAATATTATTTTTATCCACTTCTTTCCCAAAAATTTCAAATTCATTTTTTAAATAAGCGGTAAGTTCTTTAATATCTTTTGAATTCTTATTTTTAACAATCATTGCAAATTCAGAACCAAAGAATCTGTAGGCAGAAATTTCAAAAATAAAATGTTTTTTCGTTTCATTTAAAATCCTAGCAAAACGTTTGATAAAACTATCTACATCAGAAGAAGAATGGTTTTTAGCATAAGAACCAAGATCTGCTATTTTAATGCTTAATACATATCCATCTGTTTTTGTAATGAACATTTTTTTCATATCGGTTTCAAAGGTTTGTAACAATTGTAAACCCGTTAAATCATCTAAAGATATTTTTTTTGTCATATTTTCAAGATTTTTATTGAGTTTTTTAATAATTCCTTCAATTTTCCCAGACATTTCATTCATGGCAATAGCAACATTTTTAATTTCTGTGGTAAAAGGAAGTTTTGAAATTTTCGAAAATTCTCCTGATGAAATGTTTTTAGCCAATTTTTCTATATTTTTTAGAGGTTTTAAAATAAACTGTAAAAAGAAAACTAAGAGTGACATTGAGATAATAAAAGCAACAAGGGCGTAAATAATAGCTGCTTTTGCTTGTTCATATAGTTTGGCATAAGCATCCCCTGGATTTGCAGAAACATAAATAATAGCTGCTGTATTCCAACCATCTGATATTTCACTTTTTTGTTCTTTCATTTCAAGGGTAAAAGAATCAATAAACCACTGAGGAATATAATCAAACTTCACATTTCTAGTTACTTTGGCTAATACTTTATTCATAGTAATAATGCTGCTAAGTTCTTTTTTCTCTCCTTCAAATTCAATGCTAAAGTGAATAGGAATATCTCCTCCTTTTAAATAACTATCATTTGGAATAAAATTATATACTTGTGTGCTTTGTTCTTCATTTGCTATAAATTCTTCATTTTCTAAGGATGCAAGTTCTTTTAATAAATCATCATCTTCATGCATTCTTTCTATATTTCCATAAACAGCATCGGTAGATACATTAGATACTTCCCATGCTTTATCTAGTGCAATAGTCTTATTTTGAATTAAAAGTTCATCTTGAATAAAAGTAAAACTGCTATCTTCTAAACGTAATTCTTTATAAAATCCTCTGTTTGCAATAGCTTTAATAATAGATACAATCTCAGGGTCTTTTTTATCTTTCATATACGCTTTTAACGTTAATCCAAGAGAAGTAGCTGTATCTTGAGCTTTGGTAGTAGATTCTAATTGTAAATACTCTTTAGTATTATTAACAGATATAATAAAATTTCCTGTAAATATCATTAAAAATATAAATGATATGATTATATAGAGTTGTTTGGATAAAGACATTATTTCCCCTTTAAATTCTGGTCATTAAATCTTGCCAGGCTTTTAAATTATTTGAACCAATTTTAATACTAGACTTTCCTTTATTTTTGGCTTGCCATAGTCCATTTGCATTAAATGAATAAATTGGTTTCAAATCCTTTCTTTTACTTGCAAGTTGCAGTTTTTTATTTACATTATCAAGTACAATTGGTGTTGAGTTTTTTTTGTGATAATACGTAAGTACCATATGTGCTTCTTCATATTTTGTTCGTTTTCTTAAAAGTTTAACGTAGGTAATTCTTAGTTTATGTTCAGGTATTCCTAATTTAATCAAAGAATAGTATTTAGCAATAGCATAATCTTCGCAATCTCCTGCTCCTGTGCCCATAAATTCAAAAGGAGCCGCCCAATAATCATTCTTTCCCCAGTGTGCTAAATCTCTTTTGTATTTTATTTTATTAAAAAAATCATTAACGTTTTTAAGTTTATGAAGGACTTTTTTATTTTGAGATTCTTGCATAATTCTGTCCCATATTTCAACTCTTTTGGTTGCTTGTGGGCCGTATTTTTTGGAGAATTGTGCCATTTTTTTAGGCGTGATATTAACATTAGAAGTTGCAGCAATAATACTGATACAAATAGTGCTTAAAGAGAGGATAGATAAGAGCTTTTTCATATTTCTTATCTATCTTGTTGTGATTGTTTCATATACTAACCTTTGATACTAACCAAGAGTTCAGTATAAAAGAAATTATTTTAATACTTTCTTAAGTGCTTCTTCTGAAAGTTTGTCTTGATCGTATTTAACAATAGCAATATTTTCTGAATTGTTAATATACCACTCATCAATAGCTTCTATATCATGAAGGCTTTCCAGTTTTTCTTTATTAATTTCTTCTAAAGAAATATATAAATTCTTTTTCTTTAATGGATTAGGAATTGTAAAAATCAAAACAGCCCATAAAACACAAATAACAGCTATTACTATTACAATATCATTTAAGGAAACGCTTTCGTAAAAAACTCCACCTAAAATTCCACCTAAGAATGTTCCTAAATAACCAAAAGAATTAAAAATCGCTAGGGTAAAACCTCTTTGATGTACTTTTGCAAATTTAGTAGCTAAAGATTGCATAATTGGTTCATGCATGTTAAAACCAACAAAAAATACAACTACTCCTACTCCAAACATAGTAGCAGTTTGGGCAGTTCCTATTATTAAATAAGAAATAGCAAATAAAATAACTCCAATAATCAGAATTTCTTTAAACTTCCCTTTTTTCTCAGCAATAATAGCAGCAGGTGCCATTGCAAGTATTCCCAGAATCATTGCAGGTAAATAAACTTGCCATAAATCTTTTAAATCCCATGAAAAAGTTTGTATTAATACCATTGGAATAATCATAAATGCAAAAGTCATTAAACCTTTTTGTAAAAAGTTTGTAATATTCATTTTTACTAGGTTTGAATTTAAAAATACTTCTTTAAATTTAGACTTTCCATTATACGAATGGGTAATTTTTGGAGGGTTTGGTACTTTTTTTACTAAAATGTAAATCGAGATACAGGCCATAATTGCTGTTGCATAAAACAAGGTTGAAACTCCAGCATAAGCTCCAATAGTAGGACCTGCTAACATAGATATAGCAAAAGACATTCCAATAAATGATCCCATTACTGCCATTGCTTTGGGTCTTTGTTCTTCTTTTACTAAATCACTGATCATTGCAATAACAACAGCAGCAATAGCTCCAGAACCTTGTAAAAATCGACCCACTAATAAGGTGTAAATATCAGTGGCGATTGCACAGACTAAAGAACCAATAATGAAAAGCAATAGCCCTGCAATAATAGTTCCTTTTCTACCTACTTTATCACTAAACATTCCAAAGGGTATTTGAAATATCATTTGAGTTAGTGCATAACCACCAATAGCTAATCCAACAAGAGTTGTAGTTGCACCTTCTAAATTAATAGCGTAAACAGACAGAATAGGTAAAACAAGAAACAATCCTAAAAATCGCAAAGCAATAATTAGTGAAAGTGGTAATATTAATTTAAACATAGTTAATCCCAATTTTAGTTAAAATATTTAGGATTATATACTAATTTATTTTAATAACTATTAAAATTCTAAAAGTAAGAAATGATATTTTATAAAAGTATTAAATGTACCCACTAATAAAAGGCAAAAAATGAGAATTATATTAGCAAGTAATAACAAAGGCAAAATTGAAGAATTTAAAAAACTTTTACCAAAGGTTGATATTATCCCTTATAGTGAAATTTTAGGAGATTTTGAAATAATTGAAGATGGTTTAAGTTTTCAAGAAAATGCCATTAAAAAAGCAAAAGAAGTATATGATAAATTAAATGATGATAACTGTATTGTTATATCAGATGATTCTGGAATAACTGTACCTGCTCTTAATGGGGAGCCAGGAATTTATTCTGCACGATATTCAAAAGAAGGTAGTGACAGCTCAAATAACAACAAATTAATAAAAAATCTAAAAGAAAAAGATCTTAATAGTGCAGATGCGTATTACACGGCTTGTATTGCTATTGTTTATAAAAATCAAGTATATACGGTTCATGCTTGGATGCACGGAATTGTAATCACACAAACAAAAGGAGAGGGTGGGTTTGGTTATGATCCTATGTTTATTCCAAAGAATTATGATAAAACGCTAGCTGAATTACCCTATGAAGTGAAAAAATCACTCTCTCATAGAAGTAAAGCGCTTCATTTAGCTCTTAAAATAATAGATTTATTGCTCTAATAACTCTTTGTGTAAAGATATGAAAAAACCTTCTTGTTTGTATTTTACAAATAAGTCGGTTTTTATATCTTTTTTAAAAGCATAAATTTCGAATAAGTCGTTTTCTATGCTCATGCTCTCTTTTATAGGGTATTTTTTTATATATTCTTCTAAAAAGTTTAAATGTAATTTTGCTTGTTGATAAAGAATAGTTTTGCTTTGATTTTCTTGTTTAAGATTTATATTTTTCAAGATATCCAAAGATACATAAGAAAATACAGCCAATAAAAAAATACTTAATAAAAGTATATAAGATTTTTTATTCATTTAAAAAGTCTTTTTTGCAGATCTCTTTTATACAAATATTTAAAAAATAGATTTTTTTGTTTTTTACTATAGAAAAACTGCTTATATTTTCCAATAAAAGTTTGTTCTGAAAATATAAGTTTTTATTTTCATATTTTAAATCTTTTACTTTTTTTATATTATTTTGTATGAAAATAAAAGTGGATAATAAATCAAGGTCAAGAACTCTTCTTTGTAAATTGTGTTTATTATTTTCTTGCATATTTTTAATAAACAATACAGTAGAGCTAATTATTATAGATGTAAGTAATAAAACAAAAATTACTTCTAAGAGGGTAAAAGACTTTTTCATGGAAGGCTGTACTTAACTAGTGTATAAGAATTATTTTTCACTTCTTGTTTATTGACGCTAAGTGTTTGTTTTATTTTATCTTTAATAATATGGATTTTTACAGGTGTTTTTTGAGTAAATATTAGTATATCATCTGTTTTGTTTTCATTAATAGTAAGTATGTTAAAAAAACCACTTACTACTAAAGATAAAATAATAATGCTAAGTAAAGTCTCTAAAAGAGAAAAACTATTTTTGGCCAAGCTCATAAGCTCTAAGATAGGCAGCTTCTACTGCTTTTATCATTGCATCTCTTACTTTATTTTCTTCTAATGCGGCAAGTCCTGCTGCTGTTGTACCTCCAGGAGAAGTTACTTGATCTTTTATAAGTGCTGGATGATTGTGTTTTAATAAATATGCCGTACTTGTAAATAATCCAGCAACAAGTTTCATACAATGAGCTCTCTCTAGTCCGGCTTTTACGCCTCCATCTGCCAGCGCTTCTGCAATAATTGCTAAATATGCAGGTCCACTTCCAGCAATTGCTGTTGCAATATCCAGTTCATTTTCAGTATTTACCCATAAAGTATCCCCAATTTTTGAGAAAATTTCGATGGCATCATTTTTGACTTCTTTATCTCCTGTAATAGAAGTCATAGAAGCATTATGAGAAGCTGCAATATTAGGCATGGTTCTAATATAATGTTTTGCGCTTAGGTGTTTTCTTAAGGTATCAATTTTAGTTCCTGCAAGAATAGAATATATGGTATTAGCTTTTCCACTTAAACGTAAGGATACCGATTCCAGCGCATAAGGTTTAACACAAAACAATATATTCTTACCTTCAATGTCTTCATTGTTTTCATTGAGTCGTTTCACAGATATTTCTGGATATTCTTGTTTAATTTGAGAAAGTTTTTTTTCATCCCGCGAGATTACTTCAATGTCGTAATCTTTAACCAATCCACGAAGCAATGCTTGTGCCATATTTCCATTTCCGATTAATGTCAGTTTCATAAATAGCCTTTTTTATTTCATTCTTTTTACTATAAATTAAGTATAGCAAATCTTTCCTAAGCAAATATTAGATAAAATAACCGCTTTAACAAAGGGGCAATAATATGCAAAGTACAAAAAAACTATCTATGTATTTCAAATCACTACTTTTTATTCTATCTTTAGCCGTTTTCTTTCAAGCGTGTTCTTCTAAAAAAATTACGGTTTATAATCAAAGTGCAAGTTATTGGTACAATGAAATGATTACATCTATTAATCAAGGGGATTTAGATGCAGCTGATGATACCTATACTTCATTAAATTCTGAACACAGAAATTCTCCTTTAATTCCAACATCTTTAGTAATATTGGCAAATGCTCATGTAGAAGAAGAAGAGTATGAATTAGCAAATTATTATTTGGATGAATATTTAAAACGTTTTGCGCAAAGTAAAAATGTGGATTATGTTAGATATTTTAAAATAAAATCAAAGTTTTTGGCTTTTAATGCTGAATTTAGAAATCAAAAACTGGTAAGTGAAATTCTTGATGAAATTCAAGAGTTTATTGTTAAGTTTCCAAAATCAAAATACTTGCCACTTGTACATACTATGAATACAAGACTGGGCTATGCAAAAGCTATTTTTGATGATGAAATTGCTGCTTTGTATACTAGAATTGATAAACCAGAAGCAGCTGCTATTTATAAAAAAAGAGTTGAAGATAGTGCTGTTAATTTAAAAGAAGTAGAAAAAGTACATACTCCATGGTATAAACGAATATTTCAATAAGGAACAATATGGAATTAGAAAATTATGATGAATTTCCACAAGAACTGCCATTAATTATAGAAGACGATGTATTTTTATATCCTTTTATGATTGCGCCACTTTTTTTAAGTGATGAGACAAATATCAAAGCAGTTGAGTATGCAATAGCAGAAAATAAATTGGTTATTGTAAGTGTTTCAAAAGCTGGTTTTGAAGGTGCAAGAAAAAAAGACAATTTTTATGATGTAGGCGTTATTGGCAATATCATGCGAAAAGTCTCTCTTCCTGATGGAAAAATTAAAGTATTATTTCAAGGTTTAGTTAAAGGTAAAATTTCTTCTTTTAATGAAGAAAATAGCACTTTTGCACAAGTAGAAATACTTGAAAATATTGTTTCAAAAGAAGAGAAAATCAATTCTTTGATTGATTTATTAAGAGATCAGGTGAAAAAACTTTCAAGACTTAATTCAAAGTTTCCTGCTGATTTAATTAAAACCATTGATGAAAACAATGATGCAAGTAGAATTGCAGATTTAATTTCATCTGTATTACGCGTTAAAAAAGACGAAGCGTATATATTATTTTCAGAAGTAAATTTAGAAATCAGATTAATTGATTTAATAGAAACCATAAAAAAAGAGTGCGAGAACTTACGTATTCAAAAAGAGATTACACAAAAAGTAAACTCAAAAATCGAAAAAACACATAAAGATTATTTCTTAAAAGAACAAATTAAAGCCATTAACCAAGAATTGGGTACGGATAATAAAAAAGACGAAGAAATAAAAGATTATAGAAAAAAACTTAAAAAAATTAAAGCACATATGCCCAAAGATGGTTATAAAGAAACCAAAAAACAAATTGATAAACTCTCAAGAATGCATCAAGATTCACCCGATGCTTCCTTATTACAAACCTATATTGAACAAGTACTGGAATTGCCTTTTGGAAAATTTGCCAATGAAAAAATCTCTGTTTTAAATGTTGAAGAACAATTAAATAAAGATCATTATTCATTAAGTAAAGCAAAAGAGCGAATTTCTGAATATTTTGCGGTAAAAGAATTATTAGAAAAAAGAAATATTAATAATTTAATGACAAAAGGAACTGTTTTATGTTTTGTAGGACCTCCTGGTGTTGGTAAAACATCTTTAGCTAACTCTATTGCAAAAGCAT
This genomic interval from Campylobacteraceae bacterium contains the following:
- a CDS encoding MFS transporter — encoded protein: MFKLILPLSLIIALRFLGLFLVLPILSVYAINLEGATTTLVGLAIGGYALTQMIFQIPFGMFSDKVGRKGTIIAGLLLFIIGSLVCAIATDIYTLLVGRFLQGSGAIAAVVIAMISDLVKEEQRPKAMAVMGSFIGMSFAISMLAGPTIGAYAGVSTLFYATAIMACISIYILVKKVPNPPKITHSYNGKSKFKEVFLNSNLVKMNITNFLQKGLMTFAFMIIPMVLIQTFSWDLKDLWQVYLPAMILGILAMAPAAIIAEKKGKFKEILIIGVILFAISYLIIGTAQTATMFGVGVVVFFVGFNMHEPIMQSLATKFAKVHQRGFTLAIFNSFGYLGTFLGGILGGVFYESVSLNDIVIVIAVICVLWAVLIFTIPNPLKKKNLYISLEEINKEKLESLHDIEAIDEWYINNSENIAIVKYDQDKLSEEALKKVLK
- a CDS encoding pyrroline-5-carboxylate reductase, which gives rise to MKLTLIGNGNMAQALLRGLVKDYDIEVISRDEKKLSQIKQEYPEISVKRLNENNEDIEGKNILFCVKPYALESVSLRLSGKANTIYSILAGTKIDTLRKHLSAKHYIRTMPNIAASHNASMTSITGDKEVKNDAIEIFSKIGDTLWVNTENELDIATAIAGSGPAYLAIIAEALADGGVKAGLERAHCMKLVAGLFTSTAYLLKHNHPALIKDQVTSPGGTTAAGLAALEENKVRDAMIKAVEAAYLRAYELGQK
- the rdgB gene encoding RdgB/HAM1 family non-canonical purine NTP pyrophosphatase yields the protein MRIILASNNKGKIEEFKKLLPKVDIIPYSEILGDFEIIEDGLSFQENAIKKAKEVYDKLNDDNCIVISDDSGITVPALNGEPGIYSARYSKEGSDSSNNNKLIKNLKEKDLNSADAYYTACIAIVYKNQVYTVHAWMHGIVITQTKGEGGFGYDPMFIPKNYDKTLAELPYEVKKSLSHRSKALHLALKIIDLLL
- the bamD gene encoding outer membrane protein assembly factor BamD; this translates as MQSTKKLSMYFKSLLFILSLAVFFQACSSKKITVYNQSASYWYNEMITSINQGDLDAADDTYTSLNSEHRNSPLIPTSLVILANAHVEEEEYELANYYLDEYLKRFAQSKNVDYVRYFKIKSKFLAFNAEFRNQKLVSEILDEIQEFIVKFPKSKYLPLVHTMNTRLGYAKAIFDDEIAALYTRIDKPEAAAIYKKRVEDSAVNLKEVEKVHTPWYKRIFQ
- a CDS encoding transglutaminase-like cysteine peptidase, coding for MKKLLSILSLSTICISIIAATSNVNITPKKMAQFSKKYGPQATKRVEIWDRIMQESQNKKVLHKLKNVNDFFNKIKYKRDLAHWGKNDYWAAPFEFMGTGAGDCEDYAIAKYYSLIKLGIPEHKLRITYVKLLRKRTKYEEAHMVLTYYHKKNSTPIVLDNVNKKLQLASKRKDLKPIYSFNANGLWQAKNKGKSSIKIGSNNLKAWQDLMTRI
- a CDS encoding EAL domain-containing protein is translated as MSLSKQLYIIISFIFLMIFTGNFIISVNNTKEYLQLESTTKAQDTATSLGLTLKAYMKDKKDPEIVSIIKAIANRGFYKELRLEDSSFTFIQDELLIQNKTIALDKAWEVSNVSTDAVYGNIERMHEDDDLLKELASLENEEFIANEEQSTQVYNFIPNDSYLKGGDIPIHFSIEFEGEKKELSSIITMNKVLAKVTRNVKFDYIPQWFIDSFTLEMKEQKSEISDGWNTAAIIYVSANPGDAYAKLYEQAKAAIIYALVAFIISMSLLVFFLQFILKPLKNIEKLAKNISSGEFSKISKLPFTTEIKNVAIAMNEMSGKIEGIIKKLNKNLENMTKKISLDDLTGLQLLQTFETDMKKMFITKTDGYVLSIKIADLGSYAKNHSSSDVDSFIKRFARILNETKKHFIFEISAYRFFGSEFAMIVKNKNSKDIKELTAYLKNEFEIFGKEVDKNNIAYMGATPFNQIGTTPQMLIAANESCEAAKQLGPNEAIIRDENDLARDMLSWKDLIFDIIENSKFEVGYIGDAKVLNGSNMNTLVMQEAFSHAKDKNNVQIPIGTFVSIAEKYNKIIDFDKAVVNQVINHIKYNKIAHDISINLSLDSISDNLFIDWITRTLEENTSISSQLIFSITAYGVAKDIDLFKKFSHKINTAGGKIIVKRFESKFIPLDRIKDLKINYIRLARDYTSGINKDAGKQAFVESMQELSHLLNIKVYAENVKDEDDLNLIKSINLYAASR